The proteins below come from a single Streptomyces sp. B3I8 genomic window:
- a CDS encoding YdcF family protein yields MIHERTVHAIPWRLPGAPGSTFAVEVTVAGDGRQPGSAFGLVFAPDDLLGGWTGRHGGAAVRLAMPAAARAAADAGTVTGSSLVMSGQVGIEGSWEELARASAVMAGPVFRAYLRGLTGTGPASLPPAPAERGLSVVAVLGGPNDERGVLSTMAAERMREAVALVRRDPAARLVLTGGFGAQFNNTDQPHWRHCAAWLETSGLCAVRPLALLDTGHTYEDVLMLRELARELGVRDLTLVTSDYHQPRVRCLLDLVLPPAVVRAVAHPELTAAQVSAVHGHELVALGKTVAAAILFGPDRLLSPLVRSTEPEGERWRPAVNGSQRERG; encoded by the coding sequence GTGATACACGAGCGCACCGTTCACGCCATCCCGTGGCGCCTGCCCGGCGCCCCCGGGTCGACGTTCGCCGTCGAGGTCACCGTGGCTGGTGACGGCCGACAGCCCGGGTCGGCCTTCGGCCTCGTCTTCGCGCCGGACGATCTGCTGGGCGGCTGGACGGGCCGCCACGGTGGGGCCGCGGTGCGGCTCGCCATGCCCGCCGCGGCCCGCGCTGCGGCCGACGCGGGTACGGTGACCGGGAGTTCGCTGGTGATGTCCGGGCAGGTCGGGATCGAGGGGTCCTGGGAGGAACTGGCCCGCGCGAGCGCGGTGATGGCCGGTCCAGTTTTCCGCGCTTACCTGCGCGGGCTCACCGGGACCGGACCCGCTTCGCTGCCCCCGGCCCCGGCGGAGCGGGGCCTCTCGGTGGTCGCTGTCCTCGGCGGTCCCAACGACGAGCGCGGGGTGCTCAGCACCATGGCGGCGGAGCGGATGCGCGAGGCCGTCGCCCTGGTCCGCCGCGATCCGGCCGCTCGGTTGGTGCTGACCGGCGGATTCGGGGCGCAGTTCAACAACACCGACCAGCCGCACTGGCGGCACTGCGCGGCCTGGCTGGAGACCTCCGGCCTGTGTGCCGTACGGCCACTGGCCCTGCTCGACACCGGTCACACCTACGAGGACGTGCTGATGCTGCGTGAGCTCGCCCGGGAACTCGGCGTCAGGGACCTCACGCTGGTGACCTCGGACTACCACCAGCCGAGGGTGCGCTGCCTGCTGGACCTGGTCCTGCCGCCGGCCGTGGTCCGGGCGGTCGCGCACCCGGAGCTGACGGCGGCGCAGGTCAGCGCTGTCCACGGCCACGAGCTGGTCGCCCTCGGTAAGACGGTGGCCGCCGCCATCCTGTTCGGCCCGGACCGGCTGCTCTCCCCGCTGGTACGGAGCACCGAGCCGGAGGGCGAGCGCTGGCGCCCGGCCGTGAACGGATCGCAGCGGGAGAGGGGGTGA
- a CDS encoding HAD-IA family hydrolase — protein sequence MATIAHPIRCAAVVFDLDGVLVDSLRLIERILRAWAVHRAVDPDEAVARAHGMRDIDLVRLVAPGLDAAAEARWIAEREERDFAGLRPVPGAPELLTALPPAAWAVATSGTRLVASGRLRAAGLPQPAHLVAAEDITRGKPDPECYRLAVDLLGVPPAHCLAVEDAPNGVRAAVAAGLRCVGVGPAVGEVAHLLHGRVRDLREVDVLGVGDDGIVLALATGPGPAR from the coding sequence GTGGCGACGATCGCGCACCCGATCCGCTGCGCCGCTGTGGTCTTCGACCTCGACGGGGTACTGGTGGACTCCCTGAGGCTCATCGAGCGAATCCTGCGGGCGTGGGCGGTCCACCGCGCGGTGGACCCGGACGAAGCCGTCGCGCGCGCTCACGGGATGCGCGACATCGACCTGGTCCGGCTGGTGGCGCCCGGACTGGACGCGGCGGCCGAAGCCCGGTGGATTGCCGAACGGGAGGAGCGGGACTTCGCCGGGCTGCGCCCGGTGCCGGGAGCCCCGGAGCTCCTGACCGCCCTGCCGCCGGCCGCCTGGGCGGTGGCGACCTCGGGCACGCGGCTCGTGGCGTCCGGCCGCCTGCGGGCGGCCGGCCTGCCGCAGCCGGCGCACCTGGTCGCCGCGGAGGACATCACCAGGGGCAAGCCGGATCCGGAGTGCTACCGGCTCGCGGTCGACCTGCTCGGCGTCCCACCTGCGCACTGCCTGGCTGTGGAGGACGCGCCCAACGGTGTCAGGGCCGCCGTCGCGGCCGGCCTTCGGTGCGTTGGAGTCGGACCGGCGGTCGGGGAGGTCGCGCACCTGCTGCACGGCCGGGTCAGGGACCTGCGCGAGGTCGACGTGCTCGGTGTCGGCGACGACGGGATCGTCCTGGCCCTCGCGACCGGCCCTGGGCCGGCCCGGTGA